GTTAATCCTCTGTTTAGTGGCTAAAGGATAAGCAATGGAAAATATCAGCGAATCTTTATTGCTCGACCAACTGCGTTGCAATTGACCATAACCGGCGGTTTGTCGGTGGGTTTGGCAGAACAGCATTTTGTCGGGTAGTTGCTGTCGACAATAATCTTTTAAATAACGATTGGTGGAATCGACCGAATCGAGCTCGATGAGTTGATAATTTTCTGGCATGGTCATAGCGGTGGTTAAATCTATCTTGTGGGGTTTTTTATCTGTTCTGTCTGTTGGTCATTATATCGTTAACGCCAGCAAATAAACGTTTTATGGAGGCGTCTTAGCGGGTGAGGTTTTATCTATTTATGGTTTAATTAAGTCAGGGTTTCAATATTGTCCGCATGATTTTGATTTTAAGCTGTTTTATAGTGAAGCCTATTACGCTGTTGTAAACATTGAAATAATGGTTCAGGGTTTCAATGCATCGTTGTGCGAAGGGGAGATGATATGTTTTATTTAGGCCAAAAACTGCCTTTTTTATTGGTATTGGCATCGGTCATTTTATGGGCGCTGGTGTTCAGTCAAACTTCTCGAGCGGATACGTTAAAGGTTGGCGATCAGGCACCCTTATTCAGTTTGCCAAACCAGCAAGACAAACCCCTCTCTTTAGAAGCGTTTCGTGGTGCTTGGGTGGTTCTGTATTTTTATCCGAAAGACGAAACACCGGGATGTACCACCGAAGCCTGCAGTTTTCGCGATAATATCAATCGTTTGATTGCCCAGGATGCGAAAGTTTTAGGCGTTTCCTTGGATTCGGTGGAAAGTCATCGTAAGTTTGCCGCCAAACATAAGTTACCGTTTGACCTGCTTGCCGATGTGAAAGGCGAGGTGGCCTCCGATTATGGTGCTTTGCTGGATTTGAAGGTGATCAGGTTTGCCAAACGCCACAGTTTTATTATTGATCCACAGGGAAATATTGCCAAAATCTATCGTTCAGTGGATGCCGATAATCATGTACGTGAGGTGTTAAAAGATTTGCAGCTATTGCAGAGTCGTTAATTTTTCGGAGGTACCATGAAGATTGTTATTCTGGGGGGGACCGGATTTATCGGTCGACATTTACAGCAGTTTTTGATGCAGCACGGTCATCAGGTAAAAGCTTATGGCCGTAAAGTGTTCACAGACGGCGAGCAAGCTGGTGCCGCCCTGATTGATGCCGTTAATGATCAGGATCTGGTGATTATGCTGGCCGGAGAAAATATCGGTAAGCGTTGGAATAAAGCCTATAAACAGGCGCTGCTTGACAGTCGAATCAATACTGCGAAACAGTTAAAGGATGCGTTATCTTTATGTGCGAAACCGCCGGCACAGGTTTTTGCCGCATCAGCTGTCGGTATCTATCCGCAAACCGCTTGTGATGATTTATTGGATGAGTACAGCGCGACCAGTGATAGTGGGTTTTTAGCGCAACTCGGACAGGCTTGGGAAGCGCAGAGCAAAAACCTGGCGGATAAGGTGGTGATTTTCCGTTTTGGTGTGGTGCTGGGTAAAGATGGTGGCGCTTTGGCGAAAATGCTACCGGCTTTCAAACTTGGACTGGGAGGTCCGGTTGCTGGCGGTCAACAGTGTTTCAGTTGGATTCATATCGATGATTTGTGTCGTGCTTTGCTGTTTGCCATAGAGAAAACTGGCTCGGCCGAATGCGATATACACGGTATCTATAATCTGACGTCACCTAAGCCTGTCAGTAATCAAGTTTTTGGCCAGGCCTTAGCCAAGCAGTTGAAGCGTCCATTTTGGTTGCCTTTACCGCTGTGGCAGCTAAAAATAATGTTTGGTGAAGGAGCTCAGGTGTTGACGCATTCTGCGGCGGTCTACCCGACTAAGCTATTGCAGGCTGGGTTTACATTTGACTATGCCGATATTAACGATGCTTTGGCAAACTTATGTGCCGACAAGTGATGCTCTATCAGGCCGCTAACAGCGATTAAAGCCGGTTATTCAGCCTTCAATGAATGTGGTCAAAAGGCTTCGACAAAGGTAAAAACGCTGGAATTTTTCGGGTATAGTAAATTTATTATTAAAATTGTCTTTATTAGGGCTTTTCTTTCTGCAAATAACGGGTAGAATTCGCGCTTTCGCAAAGCGACCACCCTTGTCATTCCTTGACGATATTGCTTTTTAACAGGCCAGGCAATTGGCTAACGTGACTCACCTAGTGACGTGATGAAAGATTCGTTTAAATTTGATTGAATAAGAGTTGCTGTCTATATTGGGGAGAATAGATGTCTGCACAATTGATTGAAGAAGAGTTGTTTGAAGCGACTGACCACTTGGTGCAATTACAGACTATGGTGGAAGAGGCTGACGATAAGCAGACAGCAGATTTTATCAACGATTTGACCGCAGCGGAAATCGCGCGATTATTGAGCGCCTTCCCTCCCAAAGAGCGTGTCGCCTTATGGGCTCTGATCACTCCTGAAAACCGCGGTCATGTGTTGGTCGCCTCAAGTGATAATATCCGAGAACAGTTATTAAGCCAGATGGGCGCCAAGGCGGTGTTACGTATCTGTCGAACCTTGTCTTCCAGCGATATGGTCTGGATTCTATCGGTCGTTAACGACACCATTGCCGAAGCGGTGACCTTGGCGCTGGATAATGAGCAGCGCGAGCAGGTGCAAAGTGTGCTGGCCTACGATGAAGACCAGGTCGGTCGTTATATGAATCTGGATACGGTAACGATTCGCGCCGATGTACGTCTGGAGGTGATTCAGCGTTATCTGCGTATCAGCGGTGGTTTGAAGCACGGTAACCACGACTTGATGGTGGTCGATATTGACGGCGTATTGGTTGGAACCCTGAATGTGATCGATCTGTTGAACGGTGAGCAGAGTGCACAGGTCAGCGAATATATGAATGAACCGCAAAGCATTTTCGATACCGCATCGGTGGATGAGTTGATGGTCTATTCGCGTGCCGCCCATTTGAATTTTGTTCCGGTGGTTGATGGTGAGGGAGTTTTGCTTGGACAGATCAATGCCGAAGATATCAACGAATTGAGCATCGAACGTGCCGAAGCCACCATGATGAATATGGCCGGTATCGGTGAGAATTCAGAACTGTTCTCCGGGATTCGCAGCGGTGTACAGAATCGTTCCACTTGGTTGGGAATTAATTTAATTACCGCTTTTTTGGCAACCTGGGTAATCGGTCAGTTTGAAGAAGTCTTGGCCCAAGTGGTCGCTCTGGCGATTCTGATGCCGGTGGTGGCGAGTATGGGTGGCATTGCCGGTAGCCAGACTCTGGCGATTACCGTACGTGGTTTGGCGATGGGCCAGATTGTCGGTTCCAACCGCAGCTGGCTGCTTAATAAAGAGTTATGGATTGGCCTGATAAATGGTTTAGTATGGGCTTTGGTGGTCGCTTTGCTGGCTCACCTCTGGTTTGAAAACAGCGCTATCAGTACTGTAATAGGTGCGGCGATTTGGATTAATATGGCAATTGCATCAATTGCTGGTGTGATTATTCCAATGGTGTTGCATCGAATGGGACAAGATCCCGCTCTGTCGGGTGCGGTGATTTTAACCACCGTATCTGACGTGGTTGGCTTTATGTCTTTTTTAGGCTTAGCCACTGTGTTTATTTTGCAATAAGAGGCAAACAATAATGCAAAAGACAACCGTGGGTTGGAAAGAACATGTGGCTCTGCCGGGGCTGAATTTGAATTTGGAGTGCAAGGTCGATACCGGTGCAAAAAACTCCGCTTTACATGCTTTTGATGTGCATTCGTTTCGTAAAAAAGGCAAAAAGTGGGTGCGCTTTAGTATTCATACAAATCCTGATAACCTAGAAGAGTTTGTTGAATGTGAAGCTGAAGTGATCGACACGCGTCCGGTTACCAATTCAGGTGGTGTGGCGCAAAAACGTTATTTCATAAAAACCGAACTGCATATTGGCGAAGACCGTTTCCCGGTGGAAATGTCATTGACGCGTCGCGACAATATGGCGTTCAGGATGTTGCTAGGGCGTACCGCCTTGCGCAAAGGAAATTTTTTGGTGGATTCTTCAGCAGAATATTTAAAAGGAAAACCTAAATGAAAATTGCAATTCTATCCAGAGGACCAAAGCTTTATTCGACCCGTCGTCTTGTCGAAGCTGCTGAAGAACGAGGCCATGAGGTTCGTGTTATCGATGCGTTGCGTTGTTATATGAATATCAATTCGGTCAACCCGGAGATTCACTATAAGGGCGAGATTCTCGATGGCTTTGATGCGGTAATCCCACGTATCGGTGCGTCGATTACTTTCTACGGTACTGCGGTTTTACGCCAGTTTGAAATGATGAATGTGTTTCCGTTGAATGAATCGGTGGCGATCAGCCGTTCACGCGATAAGCTGCGTAGTTTGCAGTTGCTGTCGCGTAAAGGCGTTGGCTTGCCGGTAACCGGTTTTGCCCACTCTCCGGATGATATCGATGACTTACTGAAAACCGTTGGCGGTGCGCCGGTGGTGATTAAGCTACTAGAAGGTACCCAAGGTGTGGGTGTGGTATTGGCCGAAACCAAGTCGGCGGCCTCTTCGGTAATTCAGGCGTTTAACGGTTTGAAAGCCAATATTCTGGTGCAAGAATTCATTAAGGAAGCCGGTGGTGCCGATATTCGCTGTTTCGTAGTTGGTGGCAAGGTGATCGCGGCGATGAAACGCCAAGGTAAGGAAGGGGAGTTCCGCTCTAATCTGCACCAAGGCGGTTCGGCATCATTGATTAAAATTACTGCGGCGGAACGTGCCACGGCGGTGAATGCGGCGAAAATCATGGGCTTGAATGTCTGTGGTGTGGATATCTTGCGCTCCAATCATGGTCCGGTGGTGATGGAGGTGAACTCTTCGCCTGGCCTGGAAGGTATTGAAAAAGCTACCGCCAAGAATATTGCCGGTATGGTGATTGAGTTTATCGAGAAAAATGCCACCAAAGGTGTGAATCGCACACGTACCAAAGGTAAAGGTTAAGTCTTAATATTAGATTGGTGTGGCGCACTGGTCTGCGCCTTTTAGAGGGTTACGCTCAAAATGAGTGCTCAACGCATCAAAAACACATCCATCACAATCGGTGATGTCACCGTTAATCCCGGTGAGCGCAAAACCATCGATTTGCAGATCGGTCAGCTTTATACCCACAGTGAATTGATTATGCCGGTGCAAGTCTGGTGCGGCCATCAGGCCGGACCGGTTTTATTTGTGTCCGCAGCGATTCATGGTGATGAACTGAATGGAGTGGAAATCATCCGTCGCCTTTTAAAGGTAAAATCGCTAAAACGTCTTAAAGGCACCTTGATTACCGTGCCGATCGTGAATCTGCACGGCTTTATCAACCATAGTCGTTATTTGCCTGACAGACGTGATTTGAATCGCTGTTTTCCGGGTTCGAAAACCGGTTCGATCGCCGGGCGTCTGGCTTATACGTTTTTAAACGAGATCGTGCAAAAGTCAACGCATGGTATCGATCTGCATACCGGGGCGATTAATCGCACCAATCTTCCGCAGATCCGTGCCAATCTGGAAGACGACGAGACCCGTAAAATCGCCGAGGCTTTCGGCTCGCCGGTCATCTTAAATGCCGGTTTGCGAGATGGTTCTTTAAGAGCGGCGGCGGTCAAACAAGGCATTCCAACGCTATTATACGAAGCCGGTGAAGCTTTGCGCTTTGATGAGGTCTCCATTCGTGCCGGAGTGCGCGGCATTATCAATGTTATGCGAGAGCTGGGAATGCTGCGCCAGTTGAAAAACAAAGTTGAGCACAAGACCGTCGAAGCGCGCGCCAGTTTTTGGATCAGAGCCGAGCAGAGCGGTATCTTTCGTTCTCTGGTCAGTGATGGAACTCGCGTGGTTGCCAATAAAACCTTGATGGGGATGATTTCTGACCCGTTTGGTGAAACCGAGCTGGAAATCTATGCGCCCTATAACGGTTTGGTGATCGGGCAGATGAAAATGCCATTGGTCAATGAAGGCGAAGCTTTGTTTCATATAGCGCGCTTCCCGCGCAGTGATATTGCCGAAGGTTATGTCGAAGGTTTCCAGGAAGAGATTATCGCCGATGCCGATTTGCCTTATCCAACAGATGATATTCCTTCTTTAGAACGTAGTTAACAAAGTTTATATAAAAGTGCTTGCAACAGAGATTTAACCCTAAGGTTTGCAACGGATATGATGGATACGATAAAAGAGATTCTGCAACAATTGCCGGTAGTTCAGATTTTACTGACTTTGCTTTTGTTTGCCGTGTACCCAACGGTAAAGTGGAGTGTGTTCAATCTCGTTCAGCGTTTTGGCGACCAGAAACAGGTGACCATGAGTCGAGTGGAACCGATTCTGCGTTACTTTAGGATTCTAACCTGGATTGTCGCCTTACTGGTGGTGATGATGATCTGGGGTGCGGACTATAAAGGCTTGTTGGTTTTTGCCTCATCAATTGTTGCCGTATTGGGGGTGGCGCTATTTGCCCAGTGGTCGATATTGAGTAATATCACCGCCGGAGTCATTGTGTTTTTTGCCTTTCCCGCACGAATTGGCGATAGGGTCGAGATTATTGACGGTAATGCTTCGGTGCAGGGTGAGATTTTGGAAATCAATATGTTCCAAGTCATTTTGCGTGATGATCATGATGAGAAGATCATTTACCCGAACAGCCTATTGTTGTTGCGTCCGGTGATTAAGAAAAGCGTCGACTCGAAAACACGTTATAAGGGCGATAAGACGCCGGATTTTGATGCTAAAAAATCGCACGACGCTATCGGTTTGGCTCAACGGATGGCGAGTCGCCGCTAGGATTGTTGGATAGGTAAATGAAAAAAGCCGCTTGTTACTTAACTTAACAAGCGGCTTTTTTATGGTTTTTAATTTAAGTTTATCGCCTTCAACTAAGGTGATGGGTAGGTATAGCGCTGGTGAATCTGTTCCAGCTGCTCAAGCAGTTCATGGTTGAGCGCTACCTCGATCGATGCGATATTCTCTTTAAGTTGATCCATTGTGGTTGCTCCGATAATATTCGATGTCACAAACGGGCGCGAATTGACATAAGCCAGCGCCATGGTGGCAGGGCTTAAGTTATGCTCTTTGGCTAAGTCGACATAGGCTTGAGTCGCGCTGTCCGCCTGTTCGTTAAAGTAGCGGTCAAAACGTGAAAACAAGGTGATACGAGCGCCTTCCGGCCATTGGTTATTGAGGTATTTTCCGCTTAAAACCCCGAACGCCAGCGGTGAGTAAGCCAGCAGCCCGACATTTTCCTGATGGGCGATTTCCGATAGGCCGACTTCATAGCTGCGGTTCAGCAAGCTATATGGGTTTTGTACCGAAACGATTTTCTCCAAGCCCATTTTTTCCGCAATTTGGATAAACTTCATGGTCCCCCAGGCGGTTTCATTGGATAGACCTATGCTGCGGATTTTGCCTTTTTCAACCTGTTCAGATAAAGCCGCCAAGGTCTCTTCAATCGGAGTTAAATTGGTCGAGTCCTGTTCAGGGTAATCAAAACCCAGTTTGCCGAAGAAATTGGTTGGTCGTTCCGGCCAGTGGAGCTGATAAAGATCCAGATAATCTGTCTGTAATCGTTGTAAAGAAGCATCCAATGCCGA
Above is a window of Thiomicrorhabdus sediminis DNA encoding:
- a CDS encoding peroxiredoxin; this encodes MFYLGQKLPFLLVLASVILWALVFSQTSRADTLKVGDQAPLFSLPNQQDKPLSLEAFRGAWVVLYFYPKDETPGCTTEACSFRDNINRLIAQDAKVLGVSLDSVESHRKFAAKHKLPFDLLADVKGEVASDYGALLDLKVIRFAKRHSFIIDPQGNIAKIYRSVDADNHVREVLKDLQLLQSR
- a CDS encoding TIGR01777 family oxidoreductase, which translates into the protein MKIVILGGTGFIGRHLQQFLMQHGHQVKAYGRKVFTDGEQAGAALIDAVNDQDLVIMLAGENIGKRWNKAYKQALLDSRINTAKQLKDALSLCAKPPAQVFAASAVGIYPQTACDDLLDEYSATSDSGFLAQLGQAWEAQSKNLADKVVIFRFGVVLGKDGGALAKMLPAFKLGLGGPVAGGQQCFSWIHIDDLCRALLFAIEKTGSAECDIHGIYNLTSPKPVSNQVFGQALAKQLKRPFWLPLPLWQLKIMFGEGAQVLTHSAAVYPTKLLQAGFTFDYADINDALANLCADK
- a CDS encoding magnesium transporter; amino-acid sequence: MSAQLIEEELFEATDHLVQLQTMVEEADDKQTADFINDLTAAEIARLLSAFPPKERVALWALITPENRGHVLVASSDNIREQLLSQMGAKAVLRICRTLSSSDMVWILSVVNDTIAEAVTLALDNEQREQVQSVLAYDEDQVGRYMNLDTVTIRADVRLEVIQRYLRISGGLKHGNHDLMVVDIDGVLVGTLNVIDLLNGEQSAQVSEYMNEPQSIFDTASVDELMVYSRAAHLNFVPVVDGEGVLLGQINAEDINELSIERAEATMMNMAGIGENSELFSGIRSGVQNRSTWLGINLITAFLATWVIGQFEEVLAQVVALAILMPVVASMGGIAGSQTLAITVRGLAMGQIVGSNRSWLLNKELWIGLINGLVWALVVALLAHLWFENSAISTVIGAAIWINMAIASIAGVIIPMVLHRMGQDPALSGAVILTTVSDVVGFMSFLGLATVFILQ
- a CDS encoding ATP-dependent zinc protease encodes the protein MQKTTVGWKEHVALPGLNLNLECKVDTGAKNSALHAFDVHSFRKKGKKWVRFSIHTNPDNLEEFVECEAEVIDTRPVTNSGGVAQKRYFIKTELHIGEDRFPVEMSLTRRDNMAFRMLLGRTALRKGNFLVDSSAEYLKGKPK
- the rimK gene encoding 30S ribosomal protein S6--L-glutamate ligase; protein product: MKIAILSRGPKLYSTRRLVEAAEERGHEVRVIDALRCYMNINSVNPEIHYKGEILDGFDAVIPRIGASITFYGTAVLRQFEMMNVFPLNESVAISRSRDKLRSLQLLSRKGVGLPVTGFAHSPDDIDDLLKTVGGAPVVIKLLEGTQGVGVVLAETKSAASSVIQAFNGLKANILVQEFIKEAGGADIRCFVVGGKVIAAMKRQGKEGEFRSNLHQGGSASLIKITAAERATAVNAAKIMGLNVCGVDILRSNHGPVVMEVNSSPGLEGIEKATAKNIAGMVIEFIEKNATKGVNRTRTKGKG
- a CDS encoding succinylglutamate desuccinylase/aspartoacylase family protein, with the translated sequence MSAQRIKNTSITIGDVTVNPGERKTIDLQIGQLYTHSELIMPVQVWCGHQAGPVLFVSAAIHGDELNGVEIIRRLLKVKSLKRLKGTLITVPIVNLHGFINHSRYLPDRRDLNRCFPGSKTGSIAGRLAYTFLNEIVQKSTHGIDLHTGAINRTNLPQIRANLEDDETRKIAEAFGSPVILNAGLRDGSLRAAAVKQGIPTLLYEAGEALRFDEVSIRAGVRGIINVMRELGMLRQLKNKVEHKTVEARASFWIRAEQSGIFRSLVSDGTRVVANKTLMGMISDPFGETELEIYAPYNGLVIGQMKMPLVNEGEALFHIARFPRSDIAEGYVEGFQEEIIADADLPYPTDDIPSLERS
- a CDS encoding mechanosensitive ion channel domain-containing protein, with amino-acid sequence MMDTIKEILQQLPVVQILLTLLLFAVYPTVKWSVFNLVQRFGDQKQVTMSRVEPILRYFRILTWIVALLVVMMIWGADYKGLLVFASSIVAVLGVALFAQWSILSNITAGVIVFFAFPARIGDRVEIIDGNASVQGEILEINMFQVILRDDHDEKIIYPNSLLLLRPVIKKSVDSKTRYKGDKTPDFDAKKSHDAIGLAQRMASRR
- a CDS encoding NADP(H)-dependent aldo-keto reductase, which produces MQYTTLGHTDIKISRICLGTMTWGEQNSQAEGFAQMDYALDRGVNFWDTAELYSVPPKAQTYGATETIIGNWFAKHGRRNEVVLASKIAGPAEFVEHIRNGQTRFNKKTIESALDASLQRLQTDYLDLYQLHWPERPTNFFGKLGFDYPEQDSTNLTPIEETLAALSEQVEKGKIRSIGLSNETAWGTMKFIQIAEKMGLEKIVSVQNPYSLLNRSYEVGLSEIAHQENVGLLAYSPLAFGVLSGKYLNNQWPEGARITLFSRFDRYFNEQADSATQAYVDLAKEHNLSPATMALAYVNSRPFVTSNIIGATTMDQLKENIASIEVALNHELLEQLEQIHQRYTYPSP